The following are from one region of the Candidatus Shapirobacteria bacterium genome:
- the rsmI gene encoding 16S rRNA (cytidine(1402)-2'-O)-methyltransferase, which produces MLYIIATPIGNLKDVTLRAVETLEVVDYLLCEDTRHTGMLLKNLGIRNNPKMISFYDEVEEQKIPQIIELLRVGSKVGLVTDAGTPIVSDPGWKLVKKCQEMGIKYTSIPGPSAAINALVLAGLPAGRFCFLGFLPKKSGDRIKVLKEYLTVDGVKIVYESPFRVEKLVAEIREVYGDKIQMRICREMTKNFEEVINPGKIGLLKGEMVVVFG; this is translated from the coding sequence ATGTTGTATATAATTGCCACACCGATTGGGAATCTTAAGGATGTTACCCTGCGGGCGGTGGAAACATTGGAAGTGGTGGACTATCTTTTGTGTGAAGATACACGGCATACGGGGATGCTTCTTAAAAACTTGGGTATTAGAAATAACCCGAAAATGATTTCTTTTTATGATGAAGTTGAGGAACAAAAGATCCCCCAAATAATAGAACTATTGCGGGTAGGGTCGAAAGTCGGACTGGTAACCGATGCCGGGACACCGATTGTCTCTGACCCCGGATGGAAATTAGTTAAAAAATGCCAGGAGATGGGTATAAAATATACGTCGATACCCGGGCCAAGTGCCGCTATTAATGCCTTGGTGTTGGCGGGTTTACCGGCGGGAAGATTTTGTTTTTTGGGCTTTTTACCCAAAAAATCAGGGGATAGAATTAAAGTTTTGAAAGAATATTTGACTGTAGATGGTGTAAAAATTGTATATGAGTCTCCTTTTAGGGTGGAAAAATTAGTGGCTGAAATACGAGAGGTATATGGGGACAAAATTCAGATGAGGATTTGCCGTGAGATGACCAAAAATTTTGAGGAAGTAATCAATCCCGGGAAAATCGGCCTATTGAAGGGTGAGATGGTGGTTGTTTTTGGGTAA
- a CDS encoding cupin produces the protein MSKIVSKPWGREIILSESNLPYTAKILQISGGKRLSLQYHDQKTETLVLVSGKAILLRGPTQNKLEKTEMTPDQGYTIQNMEVHRIEAISDCRIFEASTPEIGITYRLEDDTNRTNETLNHL, from the coding sequence ATGTCCAAAATTGTCAGTAAACCATGGGGGAGAGAAATAATTCTCTCCGAAAGCAATCTGCCTTATACCGCCAAAATTCTTCAAATTTCCGGCGGCAAAAGGCTTTCACTTCAGTATCACGATCAGAAAACAGAAACCCTTGTTCTAGTCTCCGGAAAAGCCATATTATTACGTGGTCCCACCCAAAACAAACTGGAAAAAACCGAAATGACCCCCGATCAGGGCTATACCATTCAAAATATGGAGGTCCATCGCATCGAAGCTATAAGCGACTGTCGAATTTTTGAAGCGTCCACCCCGGAAATCGGCATTACCTACAGACTCGAAGATGATACCAACAGAACCAATGAAACATTAAATCATTTATAA
- the lexA gene encoding transcriptional repressor LexA: MATVIYRRQKQILDYINKNIDKFGYAPTLTEIAQYLGLSSLATVHEHLAVLEKKGLIRRYKGAVRGIEVTGTEAGQAKIERNFFELPVLGYIACGAPIEPYTDPNATLMVNSGLVRPGERSYVLQAKGDSMIDDGILSGDYVVVREQKEANNGDIVVAVLRNGFATLKRFYREANRIRLQPANSTMSPIFVTEVEIRGKVVAVIRQFN, encoded by the coding sequence ATGGCAACGGTAATATACAGAAGGCAAAAACAAATTTTAGATTATATTAATAAGAATATTGACAAATTTGGCTATGCACCGACATTGACGGAGATTGCCCAATATTTGGGTTTATCTTCTTTGGCTACCGTTCACGAGCATTTGGCTGTGTTGGAAAAGAAGGGGTTGATCAGGCGATACAAGGGGGCGGTGAGAGGGATTGAGGTGACCGGAACCGAGGCGGGTCAGGCTAAGATAGAAAGGAATTTTTTTGAGCTACCGGTTTTGGGATATATTGCCTGTGGAGCGCCCATTGAACCGTATACTGACCCAAATGCAACGCTAATGGTGAATTCCGGACTGGTACGGCCCGGGGAAAGATCATATGTGTTGCAGGCAAAGGGTGACTCGATGATTGATGATGGGATTTTGAGCGGTGATTATGTGGTGGTACGTGAGCAGAAGGAGGCAAACAACGGTGATATTGTGGTGGCGGTTTTGAGAAATGGGTTTGCCACCTTGAAGAGGTTTTATCGCGAGGCCAATAGAATCAGGCTTCAACCGGCAAATTCAACCATGTCCCCTATTTTTGTGACAGAAGTGGAGATCAGGGGGAAAGTAGTAGCGGTTATTAGACAATTTAATTAA
- the ppsA gene encoding phosphoenolpyruvate synthase: METPNILWFKEITKDSIPQAGGKGANLGEMYGLDIPVPNGFVVTSDAYFRFIKENKLDIQIKNALSGIDVDDPNQLLSASKKAKSIIKKGKISQALSIEIMKAYKRLSDYGGLKNSPVAVRSSATAEDLPDASFAGQQETFLHVGGETNVLNRVQDCWASLFTPRAIFYREKKKFDHFQVGIAVPVQKQINSEISGIAFTMNPVTNDKTQIIVETIWGLGEYIVQGKVTPDQVVINKHDWKILSKSHVSQDTQLVESSEETKETPVPKSKQDKIKITDDMALKIAKICQKLHNHYGKPQDIEFAIEKNKIYIVQTRPITTFVATQKEIDKQESIKQKPDLVGDSASPGLASGVVVIIKSPKEIDRVTKGHILVTSMTSPDYVPAMKKVNGIITDKGGQTSHAAIVSRELGVPCVVGTKTATKDLKEGDVVTLNGATGEVWKGNLVTASNVVITTQPSVNGKPRKTATKLFLNLGEPELAKVMSQKNVDGVGLLRAEFMIANIGIHPKKMIAENKQKEYIDQLAKGLLEFCKNFSPRPIIYRATDFKTNEYRFLKWGKLYEPEEPNPLLGFRGAVRYINSSDVFNMELEAIKLVRNKYGYKNIWLMIPFVRTPHELEEVKKIVTAAGLIRSPSFKLYMMVEIPSNVILLDKFIDVGIDGISIGSNDLTMLTLGLDRDNQEVAKNFNEMDPAVIWSLKRAVTKARKRGINASICGQAPSNYPELVEKLVKWGITSISVSPDVVESTRDIIAWAEKRKIEK; encoded by the coding sequence ATGGAAACCCCAAACATCCTCTGGTTTAAAGAAATTACCAAAGACAGCATCCCCCAGGCCGGTGGCAAAGGTGCAAACTTAGGCGAAATGTATGGTCTCGACATTCCGGTGCCCAACGGATTCGTTGTCACCTCCGATGCCTATTTCCGATTTATAAAAGAAAACAAGCTTGATATCCAAATAAAAAATGCCCTCTCGGGAATCGATGTCGACGACCCAAACCAACTCCTGTCCGCCTCGAAAAAAGCAAAATCAATCATAAAAAAAGGGAAGATAAGCCAGGCTCTTTCTATCGAAATCATGAAAGCCTACAAAAGACTTTCCGACTATGGCGGCCTAAAAAACAGCCCGGTGGCGGTCAGGTCATCCGCCACGGCCGAAGACTTGCCCGACGCTTCTTTTGCCGGTCAACAGGAAACATTTCTCCATGTTGGCGGGGAAACAAACGTACTAAATCGTGTTCAGGACTGTTGGGCCAGTCTCTTTACTCCCAGGGCAATTTTTTACCGCGAAAAAAAGAAATTTGACCACTTTCAAGTCGGCATTGCCGTCCCGGTGCAAAAGCAGATAAACTCAGAAATCTCGGGCATCGCCTTCACCATGAATCCGGTAACAAACGACAAAACCCAAATTATTGTCGAAACTATCTGGGGGCTTGGAGAATACATTGTTCAGGGAAAAGTCACCCCCGATCAGGTGGTAATAAACAAACACGATTGGAAAATACTATCCAAAAGTCACGTCAGCCAAGATACCCAACTCGTCGAATCTTCCGAAGAAACCAAAGAAACTCCCGTACCCAAAAGCAAGCAGGACAAAATCAAAATAACCGATGATATGGCCCTCAAAATTGCCAAAATTTGTCAAAAGCTCCACAACCACTACGGCAAACCGCAGGATATCGAATTCGCCATAGAAAAAAATAAAATTTACATAGTTCAGACAAGGCCAATAACTACCTTCGTCGCCACCCAAAAAGAAATTGACAAGCAGGAATCCATCAAACAAAAGCCCGATCTCGTTGGGGATTCGGCCAGTCCCGGTCTAGCCTCAGGGGTTGTTGTCATAATCAAAAGCCCCAAAGAAATAGACCGAGTTACCAAAGGCCACATTTTGGTTACCTCCATGACTTCTCCCGATTACGTTCCCGCCATGAAAAAAGTCAATGGAATAATAACCGACAAGGGTGGCCAAACCTCTCATGCCGCCATTGTTAGCCGGGAGCTCGGAGTTCCTTGTGTCGTTGGCACCAAAACCGCTACCAAAGATCTAAAAGAGGGTGATGTCGTTACCCTAAACGGTGCTACCGGCGAAGTCTGGAAGGGAAATTTAGTCACTGCGTCAAATGTTGTCATTACAACTCAACCGTCAGTAAACGGCAAGCCCCGAAAAACTGCCACCAAACTTTTTCTAAATCTGGGCGAGCCTGAATTAGCAAAAGTCATGTCCCAAAAAAACGTCGACGGTGTCGGTCTACTTCGGGCCGAATTTATGATTGCCAATATCGGCATTCATCCCAAAAAAATGATCGCCGAAAACAAACAAAAAGAATACATCGACCAATTGGCAAAAGGGCTACTAGAGTTCTGCAAAAACTTTTCCCCGAGACCTATTATCTATCGGGCCACCGATTTCAAAACCAACGAATACCGATTCCTAAAATGGGGAAAACTATACGAGCCTGAAGAGCCAAATCCGCTTTTGGGTTTCCGCGGTGCCGTCAGATATATCAACTCTAGTGACGTTTTTAATATGGAACTAGAGGCAATAAAATTAGTCAGAAACAAATACGGCTACAAAAACATTTGGCTCATGATTCCTTTTGTCCGTACTCCCCACGAGCTTGAAGAGGTAAAAAAAATCGTTACTGCCGCCGGGCTAATCAGATCTCCCTCATTTAAACTCTACATGATGGTCGAAATCCCTAGCAATGTCATCCTTCTGGACAAATTTATCGATGTCGGAATCGACGGAATATCAATCGGAAGCAATGATTTAACCATGCTCACCCTTGGCCTGGACCGGGACAATCAGGAAGTCGCCAAAAACTTCAACGAAATGGACCCGGCCGTAATCTGGTCCCTCAAAAGAGCCGTCACCAAAGCCAGAAAAAGAGGAATCAATGCTTCTATCTGCGGCCAAGCCCCCAGTAATTACCCGGAATTAGTCGAAAAATTAGTCAAATGGGGAATTACTAGTATCTCCGTTAGCCCCGATGTTGTAGAGTCCACCCGAGATATTATCGCTTGGGCCGAGAAACGAAAAATAGAAAAATAA
- a CDS encoding 8-oxo-dGTP diphosphatase has protein sequence MRKVVTNCFLIKENKICLAMKKRGLGVGLWNGTGGKIQEGETVVEAARREAKEELGVDLGQLESRGEVLFVFEDDFEVFVYLFLCYQWQGEPSESEEMAPEWFDIEKIPYEMMWQTDKHWLPVVLRGTSIKAVFHFNADKKTVKNFDLKEI, from the coding sequence ATGCGAAAAGTAGTAACCAATTGTTTTTTGATAAAAGAAAACAAAATTTGCTTGGCCATGAAGAAGAGAGGTTTGGGTGTGGGTTTGTGGAATGGAACCGGAGGGAAAATCCAGGAAGGCGAGACTGTAGTTGAGGCGGCAAGGAGAGAGGCCAAAGAGGAACTTGGAGTTGATTTGGGGCAGCTAGAATCCAGAGGGGAAGTTTTATTTGTTTTTGAAGATGATTTTGAAGTTTTTGTTTATTTGTTTTTGTGTTATCAGTGGCAGGGAGAACCAAGCGAAAGCGAAGAAATGGCGCCAGAGTGGTTTGATATTGAAAAAATACCATACGAAATGATGTGGCAGACAGATAAACACTGGTTGCCGGTGGTTTTGAGGGGTACCAGTATTAAAGCGGTTTTTCATTTTAACGCCGACAAAAAAACAGTTAAAAATTTTGATTTAAAAGAAATATAA